The Symphalangus syndactylus isolate Jambi chromosome 23, NHGRI_mSymSyn1-v2.1_pri, whole genome shotgun sequence genome has a window encoding:
- the LOC129472866 gene encoding HLA class II histocompatibility antigen, DRB1 beta chain isoform X2 gives MMCLKLPGGSCMAALTVTLMVLSSPLALAGDTQPRFLEQAKCECHFFNGTERVRFLERYFYNQEEVVRFDSDVGEYRAVTELGRPSAEHLNSQKDILEQRRAEVDTYCRHNYGVVESFTVQRRVPPKVTVYPAKTQPLQHHNLLVCSVNGFYPGSIEVKWFRNGQEEKAGVVSTGLIQNGDWTFQTLVMLETVPRSGEVYTCQVEHPSVMSPLAVEWRVRSESAQSKMLSGVGGFVLGLLFLGAGLFIYFRNQKGHSGLQPTGNTFSSSLRNRFGG, from the exons ATGATGTGTCTGAAGCTCCCTGGAGGCTCCTGCATGGCAGCTCTGACAGTGACACTGATGGTGCTGAGCTCCCCACTGGCTTTGGCTGGGGACACCCAAC CACGTTTCTTGGAGCAGGCTAAGTGTGAGTGTCATTTCTTCAACGGGACGGAGCGGGTGCGGTTCCTGGAGAGATACTTCTATAACCAAGAGGAGGTCGTGCGCTTCGACAGCGACGTGGGGGAGTACCGGGCGGTGACGGAGCTGGGGCGGCCTAGCGCCGAGCACCTGAACAGCCAGAAGGACATCCTGGAGCAGAGGCGGGCCGAGGTGGACACCTACTGCAGACACAACTACGGGGTTGTGGAGAGCTTCACAGTGCAGCGGCGAG TCCCTCCTAAGGTGACTGTGTATCCTGCGAAGACCCAGCCCCTGCAGCACCACAACCTCCTGGTCTGCTCTGTGAATGGTTTCTATCCAGGCAGCATTGAAGTCAAGTGGTTCCGGAACGGCCAGGAAGAGAAGGCTGGGGTGGTGTCCACGGGCCTGATCCAGAATGGAGACTGGACCTTCCAGACCCTGGTGATGCTGGAAACAGTTCCTAGGAGTGGAGAGGTTTACACCTGCCAAGTGGAGCACCCAAGCGTGATGAGCCCTCtcgcagtggaatgga GAGTGCGGTCTGAATCTGCACAGAGCAAGATGCTGAGTGGAGTCGGGGGCTTTGTGCTGGGCCTGCTCTTCCTTGGGGCCGGGCTGTTCATCTACTTCAGGAATCAGAAAG GACACTCTGGACTTCAGCCAACAGGTAATACCTTTTCATCCTCTTTAAGAAACAGATTTggaggctag
- the LOC129472866 gene encoding HLA class II histocompatibility antigen, DRB1 beta chain isoform X4, with product MMCLKLPGGSCMAALTVTLMVLSSPLALAGDTQPRFLEQAKCECHFFNGTERVRFLERYFYNQEEVVRFDSDVGEYRAVTELGRPSAEHLNSQKDILEQRRAEVDTYCRHNYGVVESFTVQRRVPPKVTVYPAKTQPLQHHNLLVCSVNGFYPGSIEVKWFRNGQEEKAGVVSTGLIQNGDWTFQTLVMLETVPRSGEVYTCQVEHPSVMSPLAVEWRVRSESAQSKMLSGVGGFVLGLLFLGAGLFIYFRNQKGFLS from the exons ATGATGTGTCTGAAGCTCCCTGGAGGCTCCTGCATGGCAGCTCTGACAGTGACACTGATGGTGCTGAGCTCCCCACTGGCTTTGGCTGGGGACACCCAAC CACGTTTCTTGGAGCAGGCTAAGTGTGAGTGTCATTTCTTCAACGGGACGGAGCGGGTGCGGTTCCTGGAGAGATACTTCTATAACCAAGAGGAGGTCGTGCGCTTCGACAGCGACGTGGGGGAGTACCGGGCGGTGACGGAGCTGGGGCGGCCTAGCGCCGAGCACCTGAACAGCCAGAAGGACATCCTGGAGCAGAGGCGGGCCGAGGTGGACACCTACTGCAGACACAACTACGGGGTTGTGGAGAGCTTCACAGTGCAGCGGCGAG TCCCTCCTAAGGTGACTGTGTATCCTGCGAAGACCCAGCCCCTGCAGCACCACAACCTCCTGGTCTGCTCTGTGAATGGTTTCTATCCAGGCAGCATTGAAGTCAAGTGGTTCCGGAACGGCCAGGAAGAGAAGGCTGGGGTGGTGTCCACGGGCCTGATCCAGAATGGAGACTGGACCTTCCAGACCCTGGTGATGCTGGAAACAGTTCCTAGGAGTGGAGAGGTTTACACCTGCCAAGTGGAGCACCCAAGCGTGATGAGCCCTCtcgcagtggaatgga GAGTGCGGTCTGAATCTGCACAGAGCAAGATGCTGAGTGGAGTCGGGGGCTTTGTGCTGGGCCTGCTCTTCCTTGGGGCCGGGCTGTTCATCTACTTCAGGAATCAGAAAG GATTCCTGAGCTGA
- the LOC129472866 gene encoding HLA class II histocompatibility antigen, DRB1 beta chain isoform X3, translating into MMCLKLPGGSCMAALTVTLMVLSSPLALAGDTQPRFLEQAKCECHFFNGTERVRFLERYFYNQEEVVRFDSDVGEYRAVTELGRPSAEHLNSQKDILEQRRAEVDTYCRHNYGVVESFTVQRRVPPKVTVYPAKTQPLQHHNLLVCSVNGFYPGSIEVKWFRNGQEEKAGVVSTGLIQNGDWTFQTLVMLETVPRSGEVYTCQVEHPSVMSPLAVEWRVRSESAQSKMLSGVGGFVLGLLFLGAGLFIYFRNQKGHSGLQPTGFLS; encoded by the exons ATGATGTGTCTGAAGCTCCCTGGAGGCTCCTGCATGGCAGCTCTGACAGTGACACTGATGGTGCTGAGCTCCCCACTGGCTTTGGCTGGGGACACCCAAC CACGTTTCTTGGAGCAGGCTAAGTGTGAGTGTCATTTCTTCAACGGGACGGAGCGGGTGCGGTTCCTGGAGAGATACTTCTATAACCAAGAGGAGGTCGTGCGCTTCGACAGCGACGTGGGGGAGTACCGGGCGGTGACGGAGCTGGGGCGGCCTAGCGCCGAGCACCTGAACAGCCAGAAGGACATCCTGGAGCAGAGGCGGGCCGAGGTGGACACCTACTGCAGACACAACTACGGGGTTGTGGAGAGCTTCACAGTGCAGCGGCGAG TCCCTCCTAAGGTGACTGTGTATCCTGCGAAGACCCAGCCCCTGCAGCACCACAACCTCCTGGTCTGCTCTGTGAATGGTTTCTATCCAGGCAGCATTGAAGTCAAGTGGTTCCGGAACGGCCAGGAAGAGAAGGCTGGGGTGGTGTCCACGGGCCTGATCCAGAATGGAGACTGGACCTTCCAGACCCTGGTGATGCTGGAAACAGTTCCTAGGAGTGGAGAGGTTTACACCTGCCAAGTGGAGCACCCAAGCGTGATGAGCCCTCtcgcagtggaatgga GAGTGCGGTCTGAATCTGCACAGAGCAAGATGCTGAGTGGAGTCGGGGGCTTTGTGCTGGGCCTGCTCTTCCTTGGGGCCGGGCTGTTCATCTACTTCAGGAATCAGAAAG GACACTCTGGACTTCAGCCAACAG GATTCCTGAGCTGA
- the LOC129472866 gene encoding HLA class II histocompatibility antigen, DRB1 beta chain isoform X1, whose translation MMCLKLPGGSCMAALTVTLMVLSSPLALAGDTQPRFLEQAKCECHFFNGTERVRFLERYFYNQEEVVRFDSDVGEYRAVTELGRPSAEHLNSQKDILEQRRAEVDTYCRHNYGVVESFTVQRRVPPKVTVYPAKTQPLQHHNLLVCSVNGFYPGSIEVKWFRNGQEEKAGVVSTGLIQNGDWTFQTLVMLETVPRSGEVYTCQVEHPSVMSPLAVEWRVRSESAQSKMLSGVGGFVLGLLFLGAGLFIYFRNQKGEEPLVAGCLRTLFWRRNYGFAEVSSQYMNGTG comes from the exons ATGATGTGTCTGAAGCTCCCTGGAGGCTCCTGCATGGCAGCTCTGACAGTGACACTGATGGTGCTGAGCTCCCCACTGGCTTTGGCTGGGGACACCCAAC CACGTTTCTTGGAGCAGGCTAAGTGTGAGTGTCATTTCTTCAACGGGACGGAGCGGGTGCGGTTCCTGGAGAGATACTTCTATAACCAAGAGGAGGTCGTGCGCTTCGACAGCGACGTGGGGGAGTACCGGGCGGTGACGGAGCTGGGGCGGCCTAGCGCCGAGCACCTGAACAGCCAGAAGGACATCCTGGAGCAGAGGCGGGCCGAGGTGGACACCTACTGCAGACACAACTACGGGGTTGTGGAGAGCTTCACAGTGCAGCGGCGAG TCCCTCCTAAGGTGACTGTGTATCCTGCGAAGACCCAGCCCCTGCAGCACCACAACCTCCTGGTCTGCTCTGTGAATGGTTTCTATCCAGGCAGCATTGAAGTCAAGTGGTTCCGGAACGGCCAGGAAGAGAAGGCTGGGGTGGTGTCCACGGGCCTGATCCAGAATGGAGACTGGACCTTCCAGACCCTGGTGATGCTGGAAACAGTTCCTAGGAGTGGAGAGGTTTACACCTGCCAAGTGGAGCACCCAAGCGTGATGAGCCCTCtcgcagtggaatgga GAGTGCGGTCTGAATCTGCACAGAGCAAGATGCTGAGTGGAGTCGGGGGCTTTGTGCTGGGCCTGCTCTTCCTTGGGGCCGGGCTGTTCATCTACTTCAGGAATCAGAAAGGTGAGGAGCCTTTGGTAGCTGGCTGTCTCCGTACGCTTTTCTGGAGGAGGAACTATGGCTTTGCTGAAGTTAGTTCTCAGTATATGAATGGCACTGGATAA